The sequence below is a genomic window from Gavia stellata isolate bGavSte3 unplaced genomic scaffold, bGavSte3.hap2 HAP2_SCAFFOLD_1087, whole genome shotgun sequence.
tggggaggaggaggcggagcCGCCGCAAAACCCGGTCCGGATCGAAACCGCCACTGGAGCGgaagccccccccgcccccccccgccccctccccggctcgGCCGCCCCCAAGAGCCGGAACTGGATCGCGGCGGGGGACGGGGATTGGGacggggggaagggggggaagggggggaaggggggggggggggtgtcccctctgtcgccccccccccccccgtgtcgCCGGGCCCCGCTGTGGGTCCCCGCCCCTATGGCCGGCAGGAAACCGCAGGGCGGGTGTGGCTTCCGATGGGGAAGTGTcacccggggggggggacacatggggacatggggggatgtgggggacatggggggacatggggacatggggggacgtggggacatggggggacatggggacatggggggatgtggggggacgtggggacatgggggggacgtggggacatggggacatggggggacatggggacatggggggacgtggggggacatgggggacatggggacatgaggggacatgggggacatggggacatggggacgtggggggacatggggacatggggggacaggggggacatggggacatggggacacatgggggacatggggggacatggggggacgtggggggacgtggggacatgggggggacgtgggggaacgtggggggacgtgggggacatgggggggacattgaggggacatggggggacatggggacatggggacatggggacgtgggggggacaagaggggacatggggggacgtgggggggacatgggggacatggggggacgtggggggacatggggacatggggggacaagaggggacatggggacatggggacatggggacatgaggggacatgggggggacatgggggacatggggggacagggggggacatgggggacaggggggacatgggggacatggggacatggggacatggggggacatggggacgtggggacatggggggacatggggggacatggggacatgaggggacatggggggacacagaggacatggggacatggggggacatggggggacatggggacatgtgAGGGGACATTGGGACATGGGTGATGACAATGGGGGTCATGGGGACATGTGGCGAtgtgggggacatggggacatgggggatatggggacatggggggacatggggacatggggtcATGGacatggggacgtggggggacatggggacacatggggacatggggggacaagagaggacatggggacatggggacacgtgGGGGAacatgggggggacatggggggatGTGGGGTCAtgggggacacatggggacacatggggacacatggggacatggggggaccATTGGGGGACATAGGGACATGTGGGGGGGACATTGGGACATGGGGACAACAGTGGGGGTCATGGGGACATGTGTCaatgtggggacatggggggacatggggactcATGGGGACAAGAGGGGACaaggggggacatgggggggacaaagggacatggggggacatggggggatatgggggaggagatggggacatgggggacatgtggggacgtggggacgtggggacacaGAGACACAGTCACCACTTTTGGGGGTCCCACCCCCCGTTTATTCGTTCTGTCCCCGGCTCCAGCGTCGGGGTCACCGCGGCTTCTGCAGGGGAGGGGACAGCTGAGGCGCGGGGACAtttggggacacggggggggggggggggggggtggcacccccggggacggggacatTACCTTGAGCTCCTGGTCCGGGGGGCGCAGGGCTGCGGGAGAGAGGGGGGGTCAGGGGACTGCCACcactggggacatgggggacgggggggggacgtgggggacatggggacatggggggggacatgggggacatggggacatggggacatgggggggacgtgggggacatgggggacatgggggacgtgggggacatggggacatggggacatggggacatggggacacatggTGACacatgggggtggggggacgtgggggacatggggacatggggacacatggggggacgtggggggacgtgggggacatggggacatgggggacatggggacatggggggacatggggacatggggacatggggggggacatggggggatgtggggggacagggggacatgggggggacgtggggggacatggggggacatggggacacatgggggtggggggacgtgggggacatggggacatggggacacatggggggacgtggggggacatggggacatgggggggacatggggggacgtggggggacgtggggacatgggggacatggggacatggggacatgggggacgtggggggacatggggacatggggggacgtgggggacatggggacatggggggacatggggacgtgggggggacgtggggggacatggggacatggggggacgtgggggacatggggacatggggggacatggggacgtggggggacgtggggacatggggacaggggggacatgggggggacagtgggacatgagggacatggggacatggggggacatggggggacatggggacatggggggacatggggacagggggacaggggggacagggggacatggggggacatggggggacatggggacatggggacagggggacagggggacagggggggacatgggggggacatggggacatggggacagggggacacagggCCACCCGTGTCCCCGACTCACGGGCGGGGCCGAGCCAGCGCCAGAGCCCGCCGAGGACGAAGGCCACCAGGCCCAGTGCCACCGCGTCCTCCAGGCGTCGGCCCCGCGGCGCCTgaggggacagggggacacctgagccaccgcccccccccggcccttGGTGGCCCCGGCCACCCGCCTGGTGGCCCTCGGTGTCCCCCAACCCTTGTCCCGGTGTCCCTTGGTGTCCCCCACACTTGTCCCAATGTCCCTTGGTGTCCCCAATCCTGGTCCTGGTGTCCCTTGGTGTCCCCAACCCTCATCCCGATGTCCCTTGGTGTTCCCAACACTTGTCCCAATGTCCCTTGGTGTCCCCAACCCTTGTCCTGGTGTCCCTTGGTGTCCCCCAACTCTGGTCCTGGTGTCCCCAGCCCTTGTCCCAATGTCCCTTGGTGTCCCCAACCCTTGTCCTGGTGGCCCTTGGTGTCCCCAACCCTTGTCCCGATGTCCCTTGGTGTCCCCAACCCTCGTCCCGGTGTCCCTTGGTGTCCCCAGCCCTTGTCCCGATGTCCCTTGGTGTCCCCCACACTTGTCCCAATGTCCCTTTGGTGTCCCCAATCCTGGTCCCGGTGTCCCTTGGTGTCCCCAACCCTCATCCCGATGTCCCTTGGTGTTCCCAACACTTGTCCCAATGTCCCTTGGTGTCCCCAACCCTTGTCCTGGTGTCCCCAACCCTTGTCCTGGTGTCCCTTGGTGTCCCCAACCCTTGTCCTGGTGGCCCTTGGTGTCCCCAACTCTGGTCCTGGCACCCCTTGGTGTCCCCAACCCTCGTCCCGGTGTCCCTTGGTGTCCCCAGCCCTTGTCCCGATGTCCCTTGGTGTCCCCCACACTTGTCCCAATGTCCCTTGGTGTCCCCAACTCTGGTCCTGGCACCCCTTGGTGTCCCCAACCCTTGTCCCGATGTCCCTTGGTGTCCCCAGCTCTGGTCCTGGTGTCCCCAGCCCTTGTCCTAATGTCCCTTGGTGTCCCCAACCCTTGTCCTGCTGTCCCCAACCCTTGTCCTGGTGTCCCTTGGTGTCCCCAACCCTTGTCCTGGTGTCCCCAACCCTTGTCCCGGTGTCTCCAACACTTGTCCCAATGTCCCTTGGTGTCCCCAACTCTGGTCCTGGCCCCCCTTGGTGTCCCCAACCCTTGTCCTGGTGTCCCTTGGTGTCCCCCAACCCTTGTCCCGGTGTCCCCAACACTTGTCCCAATGTCCCTTGGTGTCCCCAACCTTTGTCCTGGTGTCCCTTGGTGTCCCCCAAACCTCGTCCCGATGTCCCTTGGTGTCCCCAACCCTTGTCCCGATGTCCCTTGGTGTCCCCAACTCTGGTCCTGGTGTCCCCAGACCTTTGTCCCAATGTCCATTGGTGTCCCCAGTCCTGGACCTGGTGTCCCTTGGTGTCCCCAACCCTCATCCCGATGTCCCTTGGTGTCCCCCAACCCTCATCCCAATGTCCCTTGGTGTCCCCAACCCTTGTCCCGGTGTCCCCAACACTTGTCCCCAATGTCCCTTGGTGTCCCCAACTCTGGTCCTGGTGTCCCCAGCCCTTGTCCCAATGTCCCTTGGTGTCCCCAACCCTTGTCCTGGTGTCCCCAGCCCTTGTCCCAATGTCCCTTGGTGTCCCCAACCCTTGTCCTGGTGTCCCCAGCCCTTGTCCCAATGTCCCTTGGTGTCCCCAACCCttgtcccccatgtccccaaacccaatcccacccccccccccggtgtccccaACCCCCACCCTCCCCTCCTATACTGTCCCCAACTCCAACCCCGGTCCCCCCTCTTGACGTCCCCAACCCCCCTCACCCCCTCagcacccccccccacccccattgTCCCCTGAtgtccccacccctgtccccgtgtgtccccccccccctctccgGCCACTCACCGGCCACCTCCAGCCGCAGGTGGACGCGCAGTGGGGCGGCCAACGCCACGTGGGTCACCACGCAGGTATAGACGTCCCCGTGATGGTGGGGACGCGCTGGGGACGAGTCGCGCTCCGTTACTACGGCTGAAGGTGCCACCGGGTCCCCGACGGTGGCCCGAGCTCCAGGTCATGGCCACGGTGGCCTCCAGTGGCAACGGTGACCCCGAATCTCCGGCCCTTCGTTGCCACCGCACCCCCACGTCCAGGGGGAAGTAGCCCGAGGTCTCGCACCGCAGTTCAGCCGTCgtccccggggccaccaccAGCGGCGTAGGGCCCAGCGTCACCttggggggctctggggacacATACAGATACGGACCGGTCCGGATCCAGTATGGTCCGGACCTATATGGCCCCGTAGATGGGTCCCTCTTGGGGGGACAGCGCCTACAGACCAGTCCCTCCATGGggactggggcggggggggggctggagagGGGGCTGAGATGCCCTATAGCGCCCCGGGTCCCACCCCCACGGGGTCCATATAGGATTGAGGACCGGTCCAATACAGTCTATATGGGCCGGTCCTATACGTCTGAGCCCCAATACAACTGTCCCAgtccccctcctttcccctctaTGGGCACTGGGACCTGCTCCTACCCCACACGGGGGTCCATATAGGGTTACGGACCGGTCCGATACGGTCTATATGGCCCATCTGATATGTCTGAGCCCACATACACCCCTCCCAGttccctccttttcccctctaTGGGCACTGGGACCTGCTCCTACCCCACACGGGGTCCATATAGGGTTACGGACCGGTCCGATACGGTCTATATGGGCCAGTCCTATAGGTCTGAGCCCCAATATAACTGTCCCagtcccctcctttcccctctaTGGGCACTGGGACCTGCTCCTACCCCACACGGGGTCCATATAGGGTTACGGACCGGTCCAATACGGTCTATATGGCCCATCTGGTATGTCTGAGCCCACATACAcccctcccagtcccctcctttcccctctaTGGGCACTGGGACCTGCTCCTACCCCACACGGGGTCCATATAGGGTTACGGACCAGTCTGATACGGTCTATATGGCCCTGTCCGGTATGTCTTTACCCCAGTACAACCCTCCCAGCCTGGTCCTTTCCCCTCTATGGGCactgggggacactgggacCTGCTCCTACCCCACATGTGGTCCATATATGATTACGGACCGGTCCGATACGGTCTATATGGCCCTGTCCGGTATGTCTGAGcccacatccccccctcccagccccctcctttcccctctaTGGGCactgggggacactgggacCTGCTCCTACCCCACATGTGGTCCATATAGGATTACGGACCGGTCCGATACGGTCTATATGGCCCTGTCCGGTATGTCTGAGcccacatccccccctcccagccccctcctttcccctctaTGGGCACTGGGGGGACACTGGGACCTGCCTCCTACCCCACATGTGGTCCATATAGGATTACGGACCGGTCCGATACAGTCTATATGGCCCTGTCCGGTATGTCTGAGCCCACATACAACCCTCCCAgccccctcctttcccctctaTGGGCTGTCAGTGCCCGatcccacccccccaccccccccccccaagttcCCGCCCCGGTCCCATAGGCACCGTACGGCCCCGGAGGCGGTCCATAtagggcggcggggggggggggggaacagaAAACGACCCTGACCGAGGACGTGGACACGCAGGAGCTGCTGGGCCTCGCCGTGGGGCAGGAAGACGGAGCAGACGTGGGTGCCCCCGGTGGGCGACGGTGAGGGGGGTCAGGCGGAGCGTCACCTCGCGGACCCCCACCCCGGCGCCGTCCCCGTCAGCAGTTGGACGTCGGGAGCGGCGCGGCGGACGCGGGGCGTCGGCCGAGGTGTAGGCGAGGAGGCGTCGGCCGACGCCCCGGTGCTGGTGGCGCCATTCCAGGGCGAAGGGGCCGGGGGTGGGGCGGCGAAGGCGCAGTGGAGTTCCAGGGGGGACCCCGGGGGACCCCCCAATTCCGGGGTCAGGGTGAAGACGGAGAGGGACACTGCGGGGAcatggagggggggggggggatgtggggacgtggaggggatgtggggggacacgtggggacatgggggcgtggaggggacggggggacatgggggggacgTAgggggggggacgtgggggggaGACAGAGAGtggaggggacggggggacatggtggggacatggggacatggggggacacgtggggacgtggggagaggaggggacaggggggacatggggacacgggggggggacatgggacatggagagcagaggggacatggggggacatgtggggacatggggagtggaggggacatggggggacatgggggacatggggggacacatggggacatgggggggtggaggggacatgggggacatggggggacacagtggaggggacacaggggggacatggggacatggagagcagaggggacatggggggggacatggggggacatgggggggacacagagtgggggggacatggggagggacatggggacatggagagcagaggggacaggggggacatggggggggacAAGGGGGGAcacgtggggacatggggagcggaggggacatggggggacatgggggggacatggggacacggggggggcacatggggacatggagagaagaggggacatgggggatgtggggggacatggggacacagcagaggggacatggggggacatggggacacggggagcagaggggacacggggacacaggggggatgtgggggggacatgggggggacacgtggggacatggggagtggaggggacatgggggacatgggggggacacgggggggacatggggacatgtgggggacatggggggacatggggacatggggagcagaggggacaggggggacatggggggggacatggggggacacgtGGGGACACAGAgtggggggggacatggggacatggagagcagagaggatgtggggacatggggggacatgggggggacacagagtggggggacacggggggggacgtggggacataGGGGGGGACATGGAGAgtggaggggacatggggggacacggggacacggTGACCACAGGTGCCATGGGGacaatgggggggggggacacagcgCAGGGGGACattgggggggggacacacacaggGGTTGAGGGGGACAGTGGGGCGCCCCCCTTACCGGTGACagcggtggcggtggcggtggcAGAGCGGGACTGTCCCTGCAGCAGCGCGGTGACGCCGTAGcggggggtccccagggagaGCACCCACCAGGGCCCCCCCaggccgggggggctgcgggcgtcgggggccagggagggggcccaggccggggggggggggggcccggcaCCGTGGGGCTCAGCTCGCACTTGGGGGGCGTCCAGGGGGGGGCCCCACGCCCTGGTCAGGGCGCCCCAGGGGTctgcggggagaggagggtgctgACCCACACgtgtggggcagggctgggtgctgatCCCCCCCCTcaatggggcaggagggtgctgaCCCACAcgtgtggggcaggagggtgctgaGACCCCCTTaatggggcaggagggtgctgaCCCACACGTgtgggggcaggagggtgctgaGACCCCCTTaatggggcaggagggtgctgaCCCACAcgtgtggggcaggagggtgctgaCCCTCCCTcaatggggcaggagggtgctgacaccccacccacccaccatggggcaggagggtggtgACCCACAcgtgtggggcaggagggtgctgaGGCCCCCCTcaatggggcaggagggtgctgaGACCCCCTTaatggggcaggagggtgctgaCCCTCCTTcaatggggcaggagggtgctgacacccccccccacccaccatgggggcaggagggtggtGACCCACAcgtgtggggcaggagggtgctgaGACCCCCTTaatggggcaggagggtgctgaCCCACAcgtgtggggcaggagggt
It includes:
- the TAPBP gene encoding LOW QUALITY PROTEIN: tapasin (The sequence of the model RefSeq protein was modified relative to this genomic sequence to represent the inferred CDS: inserted 2 bases in 1 codon; deleted 6 bases in 4 codons), which encodes MAAGAALWALLAGAPTDPPPEGPPDPDVTFDVTDPWGALTRAGAPPWTPPKCELSPTVPGPPPPRWAPSLAPDARSPPGLGGPWWVLSLGTPRYGVTALLQGQSRSATATATAVTVSLSVFTLTPELGGPPGSPLELHCAFAAPPPAFALEWRHQHRGVGRRLLAYTSADAPRPPRRSRRPTADGDGAGVGVREVTLRLTXPSPSPTGGTHVCSVFLPHGEAQQLLRVHVLEPPKVTLGPTPLVVAPGTTAELRCETSGYFPLDVGVRWQRRAGDSGSPLPLEATVAMTWSSGHRRGPGGTFSRSNGARLVPARPHHHGDVYTCVVTHVALAAPLRVHLRLEVAALRPPDQELK